The Flavobacterium faecale genomic sequence ATTTGCGCCGGAAGTAATTTGCCCAATAGTATTTTGTCAAATTGCTCATTGATTGCAAAGGCAATTCCGGCTACCATAATCGGTAAACCGTATCGCATCATTTTCTTCCATAACCCAAAATCAAATTTCCATTTTAAGAAAATGTAATCCGGTGAAAGGACGATAAACGTAAGCAAACTTGAAATAATATTGGCTAAGAAAATATAACCAATCTCGAAATTCTCGATATATACCGAACTTACAAATCCTTGTGGATTCTCTTTGGCTACAACTGGAAAATAAAGCAAGAATAAAACGCTCAAAATCAAATTGACCAATACGTTTCCTATTTTGATTAAGGCATACACCATAGGTTTTTGCACTGCACGCAGCTTCGAAAATGGAATGATCACAAAAGCATCCAAAGCCAAAATCCAAATCGTATAGGTAATGTATTGCGAATCAATCCCAGACCATTCTGCCAGCGATGTTCTAAACAACAAAGCAGCAAAAAGGAAACAGATGGTAGTCCAGAAGATCGAAATCATAGACGTTTCAATCACCGATTTCTTATTGTCTTCATTGCTATAGAATCTAAAGAAAGCCGTTTCCATACCATAAGCTAATATGACATTGAAAAAGATCATATAGGCAAAGATGATGGATACTTTTCCATATTCCGCCTTGGGTAATAAATTGGTATAAAGTGGCACCAACAAAAAACTAAACATTCTTGGCAATACTGTGGCCAGTCCGTAAATAGCAGTTTGTTTAAAAAGTTTTTTATATAATCCCAAAATGACTTATCTATTAATTCGAAAGCAAAAATAACAATTCTTTTGTTTAATCACGGAAAGTTAGGCAAACATTAGGTTTTGACCCACTAAGTATACAACTTCAACGTTCCTAAAATCACATTGCTATGAGACACCATTTTCATCTAATATTTTTATAAAATGGAAACCCTTAGGCTCAAAACCTTGGTTGTAATAAAAACGATGTGCTGTAAAATTGTTTGAATAAGCGTCTAGCGTGATCATCGTGCAACCTGCAGCTACCGCCAAATCATGGATATAGTCGGTCATCATTTTACCAATACCCTTAGCACGATGACTAGGGTCTACTACAAAATTGTCAATCTCAATATATTTTCCAGCCCACAATTTATAACCTGTCCAAAAACCGGTAAGACCAATGCAGACATCATTTTCGTACACACCCAATTGCTTGTAGTTATGCGGCACCATCTCTTGCAGAAAGGATTTATATTTTTCGAAAGTGAAAGCGGGATACAAATGACGGATCATTTCCAATTCGGAAACCATCTCAGTAAGGGTTGAAAGTTCTCTTATAACTAGCACAATATAAAATTTTAAAATAAAAAATAAAACTAACAAAAAAAAGAGTCCCGCATTGCGAGACTCTTTATATATTCTTAAAAAAAAATTTTTTTTAACCATTCAAAGCCTCTGCTCCACCTACGATCTCTAAGATTTCGTTTGTAATAGCAGCTTGACGTGCTTTGTTATATGTTAATTTTAATTGATTTCTTAAATCTGTTGCATTATCTGTTGCCTTGTGCATTGCAGTCATACGCGCACCATGCTCTGAAGCGAAAGAATCACGTATTCCTTTGTACAATTGTGTTTTTAACGACTTTGGTATCAAAGTCAACACAATCTCCTCTTTAGAAGGCTCAAAAATATAATCAGAAGGAGTTACATTCAAATCAGATTTGATTGGAGCTAATGGTAAAAACTGTTCAATTTGAACGATTTGAGTTGCTGCATTTTTAAATTGATTATAAATCAATTCAATTTTATCATACTCACCATCAACAAACTTTTCAGTTAATACATCTGCAATGGCAGCCACGTTATCAAAAGTTAGCGCATCATAAACACTACTATGATTTTCGACAACCGAAACTGTTTTACTCAAAACATCATTTCCTTTTTTACCAATAGCGAAAAAATCTACCTGTTTACCAGCGTAAAAATCAACTCTACTTTTTGACGCTTTGATTACGTTAGTATTAAAAGCACCACATAAACCTCTATTTGAAGATATCGCTACAACTAATACTTTTTTAATCTCGCGTTGCGTAGTAAATTCTCCACCTGCATCACCTTCAAGTGTAGCAGAAAGATTTTGTAACAACTCCGTTAATTTTTCGGCATAAGGGCGCATAGCCGTGATTGCATCTTGTGCTTTCTTTAGTTTTGCTGCAGAAACCATTTTCATAGCCGATGTAATTTGCATCGTTGATGAAATGGAAGTAATTCTATTACGGATTTCCTTTAAATTTGCCATTTTTTCCCCTCCCCAACCCTCCCCGAAGGGGAGGGAGACTAATTGAGGGCATCTGTCTTATATTAATATTACTTTCGTTCTCCAATTACCCCTCCCTTTTGGGGAGGATGGGTGGGGATTAATTATATTTTGCTGAAACTTCTTTAGCTACTGCTTCAATTACATCTGTAATTTCGTCTGTTAATTTCCCTGCTTTCAAAGCATCCAAAGTTGCTCTGTGTTTAGCATTCAAGAAAGACAAAAAGTCTTTTTCAAATTCTCTAACTTTATTTACAGGAACATTTCTCAATAAGTTTTTAGAACCAGCGTAGATAATTGCTACTTGGTCTTCAACAGTATAAGGATCATTCAAACCTTGTTTCAAGATCTCAACGTTTCTTCTACCTTTTTCAATTACGTTCAATGTAACTGCATCAAGATCAGAACCAAATTTAGCAAAAGCTTCCAATTCACGGAACTGTGCTTGATCTAGTTTTAAAGTACCTGATACTTTTTTCATTGATTTAATTTGTGCATTTCCTCCAACACGAGATACCGAGATACCTACGTTAATTGCTGGACGAACCCCAGAGTTAAACAAATCTCCATCAAGGAAAATTTGACCATCTGTAATCGAAATTACGTTTGTTGGGATATATGCAGAAACGTCACCAGCTTGTGTTTCGATAATTGGTAGCGCAGTTAATGAACCACCACCTTTAACGATACCTTTTAATGAATCTGGTAAGTCGTTCATGTTTTTTGCAATTCCATCATCAGCGATTACTTTACAAGCGCGCTCTAATAAACGAGAGTGCAAGAAGAAAACGTCACCTGGATATGCCTCACGTCCTGGAGGTCTTCTTAACAAAAGAGATACCTCACGGTAAGCAACAGCTTGTTTAGATAAATCATCATAAACAATCAAAGCTGGACGACCAGAATCTCTAAAGTACTCACCAATTGCAGCACCTGCAAAAGGAGCATAAACTTGCATTGGAGCAGGATCAGATGCATTTGCTGCAACGATCACTGTATACGCCATAGCACCTTTTTCTTCCAACATTTTAGCAATTCCTGCTACAGTAGAAGCTTTTTGTCCGATAGCTACGTAGATACAAAATACAGGTTTTCCTGCTTCGTAAAATTCTTTTTGATTTAAGATAGTGTCAATACAAACAGTTGATTTACCTGTTTGACGGTCACCAATAACCAACTCACGTTGACCTCTACCTACTGGGATCATAGCATCAACTGCTTTTACACCTGTTTGTAATGGCTCAGTAACTGGTTGACGGAAGATAACTCCAGGAGCTTTTCTTTCCAAAGGCATTTCGTATAAGTCTCCACCGATTGGTCCTTTTCCATCAATAGGAAAACCAAGTGTGTTTACTACACGTCCTACCATTTGTTCTCCTACTTTAAGAGAAGCGATACGTTGTGTTCTTTTTGCTACTGAACCTTCTTTGATACCAGTTGATGGTCCTAAAAGTACCACACCAACGTTATCTTCTTCAAGATTCAATACAATAGCCTCAAGGCCATTTTCAAATTCAACTAACTCACCGTATTGAACATTTGAAAGCCCGTAAATACGAGCAATACCATCTCCAACTTGAAGTACGGTTCCTACTTCCTCTAGCGTTGCGCCAGATTCAAAACCTTCTACTTGCTTTCTTAATATTGCTGAAATTTCAGCAGGTTTGATTTCCGCCATCTTAATTTATAATTTAGACACTTAAATGTGCAATAAAACTAGTTACTTAATTCTCTTTTTAATACTTGTAATCTGTTTGCAACCGAAGCATTATACTGTTGGTCACCTATTCTCAAAATAAATCCTCCAAGAATAGCAGGATCTACAATACTCTTAATTGTAATTTTTTTGTTCGAAAGCGTTGCAATCTTAGCCAAAACTGTAGCCTCTAATGCTGCGTCCATAGGAATTGCAGTAGTAACATGTGCTACCTCAACTCCAGATTCTTCATCAAACAAAAGACTATATTGTTGTGCAATGCCTTCCAATATTTCAAACCTTTTGTTTTCGAATAACAAATGAAACAAACCTTTGGTTACTCCATTTGCAGTTGCAAAAACTTCCAAAAGTACTGATTCTTTAACCTCAACATTGATAGTAGGGTTTTGAATAAATGAATTCAATTCTGCATTTCCACCAACTGTTGTTGCTATCGTTTGCATGTCTTGATTCACAACATTGGCTCTACCTTTTGAGTTTGCTAAGTCTAGAATTGCTTTTGCATAACGAATTGCTGCTCTTGTACTTGCCATAATGATTAGTTTATCTTAACGTCACCTAACATTTTCTCAATCAATTTTGTTTGAGCGTCTTTGTTAGACAATTCTTCTTTCAATAATTTTTCAGCGATACTCAATGATAAGGTTGAAACTTGTAATTTCAATTCTGCCATAGCTGCATTTTTTTCACTGTTGATAGCTGCTTTAGCTTGCTCGATCATTTTTTGACCTTGCTCTTGTGCTTCAGTTTTTGCATCTGCTACCATTTTTTCTTTCATTTCGCGAGCTTCTTTTAGCATGTTGTCACGCTCAGCTCTTGCTTCTTGCAATATACGTTGGTTATCAGCCTGTAAATTTTGCATTTCTTGTCTTGCATTCTCAGCAGAAAGTAAAGCATTTTTAATTCCTTCTTCTCTATCATTAACTGCATCAAGAATTGGTTTCCACGCGAATTTTTTTAACAAAAGTATTAATCCAACAAATATTAGTATTTGCCAAAAAAACAAACCAAACTCAAACTGATTTATTAACTTTTCCATTGTATATAAGTATAAATTTTATCTTTTTATTTTGTAACAAATTGCAAACTGCAATGTATAATGTTTTAATTTTAAAAACAATAGTTACAACCAACCGTTGCAACTATTGTTTTTTCTGTTTTAATTATGATGCGAACAACGCAGCAAAACCAATACCCTCAATAAGTGCAGCTGCGATAAGCATAGCTGTTTGGATCTTTCCTGAAGCTTCTGGTTGACGAGCAATAGCGTCCATTGCTGAACTACCAATTTTACCAATACCTAAACCTGCTCCAATAACGATTAACCCAGCTCCAATAATTTGTGGAATTTCCATGATATATATATTAAAAATTAAACATTCAAATTGATTAACGATTTAAGACAAACGATTTTTGATTTTTGAATACAACTGCACTCCAAATCTAGAATCACAAATCTGCAATCTAGTGCGCTTCTTCATGGTGATGCTCTTCTACCGCTGAACCGAAGTAAAGTGCAGATAACATCGTGAAGATATATGCTTGTAAAAAGGCAACTAAAATTTCAAGAATAGAAAGTAAGAATGACAATCCGAATGACAAACTACTTCCGATCCAACTTTTGAAAATAAACATCAAACCAATGATACTCATCAATACAATATGTCCAGCAAAAATGTTGGCATACAAACGTATCATTAAAGAGAATGGTTTAATAAATATCCCTAACAACTCAATTGGCGCTAAGATGATACGCATTAATTTTGGTACACCTGGCATCCAGAAAATGTGACCCCAATAGTTTTTGTTAGCTGTTAAGTTGGTAATCAAGAACGTTAAAAACGCTAATGAAAATGTAATTGTTAAGTTACCCGTTGCATTGATCCCTAGTGGTGTCAATCCAAAAATATTTAAGAACAATACAAAGAAAAATATGGTCAATAAATAACTCATGTAGTTTTTGTATTTTTTCTCTCCAATGTTTGGTATCGCGATCTCATCACGTACATACAATACAATTGGCTCAAAAATACGTCCTGGTCCAGAAGCAATTCCTTTATTTTTAGCATACGATCTAGCCAAACTTGTAAACAAGAAAAACATCAATAATGCTGCTCCAATGATTGAAACTACTGTTTTTGTGATCGAAAAGTCGATTGGACGAAAGTTTGAAGGAAAACCAGTTTCTTCATTTTCAGTAATAGTTCCCGCAGCGTCTGTTCTGTAGATTTTACCATCATGATGATTGACAACATAATATTTTCCATCAGATTCTGCTACTTCTTTACCGTGGTGAAATTTTGCAGAAGAAAATACGTGTAAACCTTCATCCAATAAAATTACTGGCAAAGGCAAACTCCAATGTTCTCCAGTTTCATCATCTTGTGTGAACGAAAAATCGTGAGAATCTAAAACGTGGTGACCCACAAAAGCTTTAATTTTAGACTTTACATCCGTCGGTTCAGCGTGACCGCCCTCATGATGTGCTTCAGCTACTACCGCATGAGCGTTCTCTACATTAACTTTTGCAGAATCAATCTCTTGATTTGCGAAACTCACTAAGGGAAGACATGCTAGAAATGTTGTTACTACTAATCTAAGCGGCCTGTTTAAAATCACCATAATTACAAAAATATGTTATATTTACGTTTCTAAAATTTGGTGCAAAGGTACATTTTTTATTAATACTCAAAAGCATAACAAAAATATTTTTTAAAATACCTTTAACAATTATTCATTTTTAATCCTTTTTATTTAATAATCTAATAGTTAGCACCGTCTCTATGACTAGAAAAACAACAAAGAGACCAAAAAAATTAATCCTCTCTGTTGTGTTACTGCATGAAGCACAATTTATAATCGGCTTTGCGAGCAGGTAACACGGAAGAATTTTGATACTTGTACCCAAAAGAAAACTCATACCTACGTTGTCAAAACTTTCTACTTTTACTCTTAATAAAATCATAAAAAGCAGGACTGAATATCCCACAAAAAACAAGTATAAAACCGTTAAACTGTACTGAAATGTTCCTTGATTAATTTTTAAAATAAAAAAAAGGAATTGATGTAAAATATAAACCAATCCCGAAATTTTAAGCAAATCGATGACCGATTTGTATTTTTGTAGCATCATAAAATAAATATTGTTCTTTACCTGAAAATTACCTTGGCAATTATTTCTCTTTATTTATTTCGTTGACTTGTCTAATGACATTGTACAAGGCCAAAACTACGCCTACCATTACCAATATCTTGCTGTAATATACCTTAGAGCTCGGGTAATTATCGTCTAACCAAGACCCCAAATAGGAGAACAAAAAAATAATCACTCCCATTTGAATCGGAATGTTTATGAGCGCCAACCACTTGGTCGAATTACTTTTTTGAGGTTTCTTTTCCATCTGTAATCATACTTATTGCAGCTTGATCTTTCATGACGCAAGTTGCACTGAAATCTGCGCCTGGCTCCACCGCTAGTTTTCCAACACTTACTTCACCATGAATACTTGCTTTGGATTTGACATTCAGAATTTCTATCACTTCAATTTTTCCATGAAACGATCCTTCGATATCGGCACTATTGCAAATTACATCTCCTATAACTTTTCCGGTTGGACCAATTACGAGCTTTCCTGTAGATTCAAAATTGCCTTCAAGCGAACCATCTAACCGAAAATCGGCCTCAGAGATAATGTCTCCTTTGATGATCGTTCCTTCGACAATTCTGTTGGTTTTCCCTAAAGCATCCGAAAAGGATTTTGATTTTTTATCAAACATATATTATTGTTTTTTTAGTGCTTCGTATGCCTCCAAATTCTTTTTAATTTGAATAACACTATAATTTTCAGTAGACACAATTAGCGGACTGTCTTCAATTTTATAACTCTTATTTTGTTTCAATAGCGTTGTGATACTATTGGCGTATACCTCTGAAGTTGCTCCTTGAACTACAAAAAAGCGTTGATTTGTTTTATAATTTTCGATTCGAAAACTCAATTGATGCTGCTGTTCTTCATCAATAAACTTCTTCATTTTGGCTTCCATGCTTTTTACTTTGGCATCGTCAAAATTTTCAATTTTATAAATAATTTTCCAACTTTTTGAAGGTGCCGCACTAAAGTTCATATTCTCCAATGCCGGTATTTGAGTCTTCAAAATACTCATTGCTTTTTTGCCTTCCTCTGTATTTGGATAATTATCCGCAACATACTGAATTGCTTTTTTGTACGGCACCAAACCTTGCGCTTTTCCAATTGCATTGGCGCGTAGTAACTCAAATTTTGATACAATTTCGTCTCCAGCATATTGGTTAATCAACAAATCGGTTTTGGTGAGTACCTCATCAAATTTTTCTTCATCATACAAGGCATACGTTTGGTCGTACACACCCTCAGGAGAATCTTTGGCTTCTTGAATTTTTGAATTGCTAATGATTTGTGCATACCTAGAATCCGGAAACTGAGACACAATGGCTTTTTTCACTTCTAAAGCTCTAGAACTGTCTGTTATTTGATAAATTTTGTACAAATTATACAGCGCCGGCAATACTATTTTCTCTTCTGGTTGCTGACGTAGCAATTGCTCCAGTTTATTCGAAGCCAAATTGTATTCTTTAAATTTTTCTTTATAAATCACACCCAATTGATAGTAAGCAAAGTTGCGTTCTTTGTTGAGACTGTCTCTTTCTTTTGGGTCTGTGGGAATCTGGTTGATATAAAAATCGGTAGCATACGCTGGATTTTCGTCTGCTTCTGCCTTAGCTTTTGCAGCATCATCCTGTTGATCATTTGCATTTGAGTTGGCTACAGCAGCAGAAGCTCCAGAAACCATCCTCCAGTTGACACCTGGAGTTCGAGCGCCCCAATTTTTTTTGAACTGAACTTTTCCAAAGGCCACGGTAGTGGGATTATAAAAATAAAACAAAGGCGATTGCGAACTACTTGCTCCAATTGAAGGTGGCAAAATAGCCATGTTGGGCTTTGCAATTCCGGTATTTGGGTTTGCAACAGCGTCATCATTATTGGTTGCTTTGCTGTTATTTTCAATGTTCTTTTGAATTTGCAACTGCTTTTCGAGTAAAATTCTTTTTTTCTCGTCTTGCTTTTTTAGCTCTGTGATATAGTTCTCATAATAGGCAATACGCTCTGGACCCGACATATCGATCACCTTAATAATACTATCGTTTTTGACTGCCACAGCTTCGTTCAAGATCACTTCATCAAGATTTTTACGCACTTTGGACAGGTGAATAAATTCTCGAGTTTTGTCATTTAACTTCGTTAACGTACTATCATAATACTTAGCTGCTATAGGATATTTGGCATCTCTAAAGTATCTGTTGGCAATGTTTCTATAATTTGAAGCCACCAAATACTCATCACCTTTCGTGCTTTTTAATGAGGCATTGTAATATTTCTTTGCCTTAGCATCATTATTTTGCTTGTCGTAAAAAAGTCCGAATTGATGATTTAACACATCTAGAAAAGGACGGTTTTCGCGATCTTTTAGTAATTTATTAAATGTTTCAACAAATTGTAGGGTATCACCGTTTTTAAAATCAAAAAGTTGTGCTTTTTTTGCTTGCGCCTGAATCACGTACTTGCGTTCTGCTTTACGGTTCATTTCGATTATTGATTCATAACTTTCTAAGGCTTTCTCAGGGCTATTTAATTCTTCATAAAGTTGCCCAAGAATAAAACGGTAGCGCGCTTTTTGTTTGTTTTTTGTCGAAAATTTCTCTGCCAAAACCAATTTTGTTACCGCACTATCTTTTTCTTCCAAGTTCAAATAGGCTTCAGACAGTAAAGCATTCGCGTCTGATTTAATTTGTTTTTTGAGTTTTTCTCCTCCCAACAATCGTTTCATATTGTCTACCACCACAGCATCATTGCCTAAGCGCATGTTGGTTTTTTCACGCCAAATTTTAGCTTCGTAAATACGACTACTACTTGGATATTTGTACAAAATGTAATTGAAGGCATCCAGGGCAGGAATAAAACGCTGATCGTAGTAGCGCGCTTTCCCTAGAAGTAAATAAGCTTCATCGGTTTGAAAATTTCTTTCGGTACCGTCAATATTCATCGAATGTTTTTGAATTGCCTTTGTAGCTTTGGTTTCGGCAACATCAAAATCGGTATTTTTTTGTTTTTTGTCACCTACCAGATCTTCATTGAACTGCATTTTTTCGATAGGCAAAAGTTTCCAAAAGTTATCTTGATCATTTGCATTGATTCCTGCTACGCCTTTGTCAAGACCAATTTGTCCGTTGTACAAAATATTGTATTTGGTACTCAAGGCATGTGAATTTCTAGACAAAAAGCTATCTCTTTTGGTAGAACATGCTCCCAAAAAAATAACAAGTCCTAGCGAAATAGAAGAATTAACTATATTGGTTTTCAATTGAATGTATTTTTTATCATTTAACTTCTAAAATACTTTTTTAGTATAATGACTGGTAAAAATACGCTTCTTTTTGATATATAGAAATTTAAAGCGCTAAAATCACTTTTTGTGCTAGTAAGAATTTTGGGGTTTTCAGAATATTGATGATTATAAAAATTTTAGGATACGGCAGGATTGTCTTTATAATATTGATATTCTGGATAGGTTTTTATTAAATATTTTTCTGTTCTCGAAGGGATAAAAAACAGACTGCAATAACCTAAAAAGCAATAGGCAACTAAAATGGACTTAATCCAAATAAGTAAAAATCATTTTCGATTAAGAAATCAAAATGATTGTTTATTGAAATTATTACATTGATTGAGAGAATATGAACAGAATTTATATAACCATTTTGGATGAAAATTTCTTCCAGAAGCCATCTTCTTTTTCCACTTTCTTTGGTTCGTTTTAACATTATACTATTCGAAAACAATACATACATCCATGAGCAAGTAACTGTTAAATACAAAAGCAAAAAAAACCAAGATCCAAACCAGACCTTCTTAGCAATCGTAAATAACAATATAATGAGAATAATCGCCAGCAATATTCTTCGGCCAAAGAAAACCTCCTTAAAACTAGTCCACAGCATGTGATAGTATTTTTGAATCATCACTTTCTTTCTACTTTCTATCACGTCAGAAAAGCCGAAAACGCCAAATTTTTTAAATTCTATTTCGAGTACTTCGTCAAAACTTAGTGTAGCATTTACTTCCCAATTTTTTTCAATAGCGTGTGCAAGATGATCTACTAATTCTATTTGCAAATCATGCCACTCTACATAATGTGTACGAGTAAACAAAAACAATTTTTCAATTTGTTGTTTGGATAATGTCATTGTAAAATAGTTAATGAAGTTAAAACAGAACTTTATTGATGAGAATTAAAACTGTAAAGGTTTATTTTAAATTCATCTGAGACAATTCGCGTGTTTGCTTCACAAACTTTAGGTGTTGAAAACCCATATTTATGTACAAACAGGTCATAGTAAAAAATGTAACTGGATAAAAATAGAATAGAATTTGAGCATCAGCAATTGAACTTACTTTTTTAAAACTATAAATCCCGATAATCATAAGGGTCAAATTTATGATCTGATAAAAACTCGTTAAATTAAAAATAAAGCTGTAGGTCGAAACTGTTTTAGTTTTTTTAATTTGAAATTTAATGTAGAAAAGCAGTAGTAAAATTACTGCACAAAAACTTTGCAAAACTAAGTTCATGGTCGAAAGCATTGCTATTGAATCACCAATTTTAATTTTCACAGCAAATAGAGCCATGATTAAGCCGCAACTTATAGCTATTAAAAACAGTCTTTTGTTTAAACGAACACACTTTTGCAAAGCTATTTTGGGTATCGAAAGGTTTAGCTTTAACAACCACGAGCTTTTTGGTCGTAACATATCTTCCCATCTTGAGAATACATTTTTCAGATTTTCATCGAATGATTGTCAATTTTCGTCCATTTCTATTTCGATCTCCGTCGCTATATGGTCTGTTAGCTCCATTTTTAAATCCTCAAAAGGAAGACCGTTTAAAACTAAAATCGCATCAATTTGCTCAATTTGTTGTTTGGATAATGTCATTGTAAAGTATTTTAAAATTCTAAATTGGGCTTTAGGTTTACAAGTGATTGCATATTTCGAATAAAATCTTCTAATTCGGCCAATCGGTTTACGGTTTCTTGGGTTCCAACTTCGGTAAGTTTATAATATTTACGCATTCGATTATCCACTTTTTTAATTTCGACCTCCAATATTCCCTCTCCTTCCAACTTATGAAGCGCAGGATACAAGGCACCTTCGGTGATATTGAGTTCGCCGGCAGTAATTGCTTTTACCTTTTGCGTAATCTCATATCCATACATCTTTCCGTTTTCCTCTAGCAACTTCATTATGATGGTAGTAAGACTGCCTTTGTATAATTGTGAATTCTTCATAACTACTTTTTCTGTTCGTACAAATATACATAAGATTCTTATACATAACATTCTTATGTGTGTAAAGTTTCAAAAACTTTGATTTAAGAAAACTATTCACTTTACTATATTTGTAAAAAATTAAAATCTATGTCTTCATTTTTAAAATTAATTATAAAAGAAGTAAAGCGTGAAACGGCCAATGCAGTTTCGATTCTTTTTAATGTACCCGAAGAATTAAAAGCAGAATACCGTTTTGTGGCTGGTCAATATGTGAACCTAAAATTAACGCTAGACGGAAAAGAAATTCGTAGAGCCTACTCAATTTGTTCTTCACCAGAAAGTGGTGAGTTACGCATTGCAGTAAAAGCAGTAAAAGAAGGTGTGTTTTCGCAATTTGCAAACAATCAACTTAAAGCCGGTGACGTGATCGAAGTAGGCAAACCAGAAGGTAAATTTATATTGGAACCTAGCGCTGATGCTCAAAAAAATTACATCGCTTTTGCATCTGGTAGTGGAATAACACCTGTGATTTCGATCATAAAATCGGTATTGAAAAGCGAGCCAAAAAGCTCATTTGTATTGGTTTACGGAAATAAATCACCTGAAGAAACTATATTTCAGCAAGAATTACACGATTTGCATTTGCAATACGTAAGCCGTTTTATAGTAGACAATGTATATAGTCAAATAAATGTGGACAACGCACAGTTTGGGCGTGTAGACAAATCGGTGATTAATTATGTATTGAATACCAAACACAAAGAAATTGAATTTGATCAATTCTTTTTGTGCGGACCAGAGGAGATGATAAACACTGCTTGTGCGGTTTTGAAAGAGAAAAACGTAAGTGAATCGGCTATACATTTTGAACTTTTCACCTCATCATCACAAGAGATCGAAATTAAAG encodes the following:
- the atpA gene encoding F0F1 ATP synthase subunit alpha, yielding MAEIKPAEISAILRKQVEGFESGATLEEVGTVLQVGDGIARIYGLSNVQYGELVEFENGLEAIVLNLEEDNVGVVLLGPSTGIKEGSVAKRTQRIASLKVGEQMVGRVVNTLGFPIDGKGPIGGDLYEMPLERKAPGVIFRQPVTEPLQTGVKAVDAMIPVGRGQRELVIGDRQTGKSTVCIDTILNQKEFYEAGKPVFCIYVAIGQKASTVAGIAKMLEEKGAMAYTVIVAANASDPAPMQVYAPFAGAAIGEYFRDSGRPALIVYDDLSKQAVAYREVSLLLRRPPGREAYPGDVFFLHSRLLERACKVIADDGIAKNMNDLPDSLKGIVKGGGSLTALPIIETQAGDVSAYIPTNVISITDGQIFLDGDLFNSGVRPAINVGISVSRVGGNAQIKSMKKVSGTLKLDQAQFRELEAFAKFGSDLDAVTLNVIEKGRRNVEILKQGLNDPYTVEDQVAIIYAGSKNLLRNVPVNKVREFEKDFLSFLNAKHRATLDALKAGKLTDEITDVIEAVAKEVSAKYN
- the atpH gene encoding ATP synthase F1 subunit delta encodes the protein MASTRAAIRYAKAILDLANSKGRANVVNQDMQTIATTVGGNAELNSFIQNPTINVEVKESVLLEVFATANGVTKGLFHLLFENKRFEILEGIAQQYSLLFDEESGVEVAHVTTAIPMDAALEATVLAKIATLSNKKITIKSIVDPAILGGFILRIGDQQYNASVANRLQVLKRELSN
- the atpB gene encoding F0F1 ATP synthase subunit A; the encoded protein is MVILNRPLRLVVTTFLACLPLVSFANQEIDSAKVNVENAHAVVAEAHHEGGHAEPTDVKSKIKAFVGHHVLDSHDFSFTQDDETGEHWSLPLPVILLDEGLHVFSSAKFHHGKEVAESDGKYYVVNHHDGKIYRTDAAGTITENEETGFPSNFRPIDFSITKTVVSIIGAALLMFFLFTSLARSYAKNKGIASGPGRIFEPIVLYVRDEIAIPNIGEKKYKNYMSYLLTIFFFVLFLNIFGLTPLGINATGNLTITFSLAFLTFLITNLTANKNYWGHIFWMPGVPKLMRIILAPIELLGIFIKPFSLMIRLYANIFAGHIVLMSIIGLMFIFKSWIGSSLSFGLSFLLSILEILVAFLQAYIFTMLSALYFGSAVEEHHHEEAH
- a CDS encoding F0F1 ATP synthase subunit B translates to MEKLINQFEFGLFFWQILIFVGLILLLKKFAWKPILDAVNDREEGIKNALLSAENARQEMQNLQADNQRILQEARAERDNMLKEAREMKEKMVADAKTEAQEQGQKMIEQAKAAINSEKNAAMAELKLQVSTLSLSIAEKLLKEELSNKDAQTKLIEKMLGDVKIN
- the atpG gene encoding ATP synthase F1 subunit gamma → MANLKEIRNRITSISSTMQITSAMKMVSAAKLKKAQDAITAMRPYAEKLTELLQNLSATLEGDAGGEFTTQREIKKVLVVAISSNRGLCGAFNTNVIKASKSRVDFYAGKQVDFFAIGKKGNDVLSKTVSVVENHSSVYDALTFDNVAAIADVLTEKFVDGEYDKIELIYNQFKNAATQIVQIEQFLPLAPIKSDLNVTPSDYIFEPSKEEIVLTLIPKSLKTQLYKGIRDSFASEHGARMTAMHKATDNATDLRNQLKLTYNKARQAAITNEILEIVGGAEALNG
- the atpE gene encoding ATP synthase F0 subunit C, whose translation is MEIPQIIGAGLIVIGAGLGIGKIGSSAMDAIARQPEASGKIQTAMLIAAALIEGIGFAALFAS
- a CDS encoding GNAT family N-acetyltransferase, whose protein sequence is MLVIRELSTLTEMVSELEMIRHLYPAFTFEKYKSFLQEMVPHNYKQLGVYENDVCIGLTGFWTGYKLWAGKYIEIDNFVVDPSHRAKGIGKMMTDYIHDLAVAAGCTMITLDAYSNNFTAHRFYYNQGFEPKGFHFIKILDENGVS
- a CDS encoding lipopolysaccharide biosynthesis protein gives rise to the protein MGLYKKLFKQTAIYGLATVLPRMFSFLLVPLYTNLLPKAEYGKVSIIFAYMIFFNVILAYGMETAFFRFYSNEDNKKSVIETSMISIFWTTICFLFAALLFRTSLAEWSGIDSQYITYTIWILALDAFVIIPFSKLRAVQKPMVYALIKIGNVLVNLILSVLFLLYFPVVAKENPQGFVSSVYIENFEIGYIFLANIISSLLTFIVLSPDYIFLKWKFDFGLWKKMMRYGLPIMVAGIAFAINEQFDKILLGKLLPAQIADSEVGVYSACYKLGLFMVLYRTAYTLGIEPFFFSHASDKNAPNTYATVTKYFVIFGSLIMLSVIVFADLFKSYMILDSSYWVAMKVVPLIILANFCLGIYTNLSVWYKLIDKTYIGAYISIVGAVITLVLNYLLIPSMSYMGSAIATLAAYGSMMGISYFLGNKYYPIPYDFKKIGSYMGLSILFSCISFYKFRENYFVGIALLLVFVYFIYHNEKETLMSIANRKKA